In Oryza sativa Japonica Group chromosome 11, ASM3414082v1, the following are encoded in one genomic region:
- the LOC9268444 gene encoding cytosolic sulfotransferase 5, which produces MTLANIPEIMESLPVETRFTEFPLRQYGGFWLLEVMLNGVAAAETSFQPRPSDILLSSFPKCGTTWLKALAFATLNRSTYPPSDEHHPLLEHNPHDLVGFLEIYPKLELYESLPSPRLLSTHLPYSMLPHRIREQETGCRLVYIYRDPKDAMVSMWHQNKKEKKNRLTFEEMFDMFCEGRCVVGPQWCHAGEYWDESQARPEKVLFLMYEDLLQDTVGNLRTLAEFMGCGFSRQEEDDGIVQQIVELCSLNNLKNLNVNKSGTTLLGISKDGFFRKGGTGDWSNHMSPEMAARLDKIVKERLEGSGHPIISRINAKATTSIGSSNHGASEAKYIKE; this is translated from the coding sequence ATGACTCTTGCCAACATTCCTGAGATAATGGAATCTCTTCCCGTAGAGACGAGGTTCACAGAGTTTCCCTTGCGACAATATGGTGGATTTTGGTTATTGGAGGTCATGCTCAATGGCGTTGCTGCAGCTGAAACTAGCTTTCAACCGAGACCATCCGACATCCTCCTTTCAAGCTTTCCTAAGTGTGGTACCACCTGGCTCAAAGCCCTCGCCTTTGCAACCCTGAACCGTTCGACTTACCCACCATCGGATGAACATCACCCGCTCCTCGAACACAACCCCCATGACCTTGTTGGGTTTCTTGAGATTTACCCCAAGCTCGAGTTGTACGAGTCACTCCCATCTCCACGGCTGCTCTCAACCCACCTGCCATATTCGATGCTGCCTCATCGCATCAGGGAACAAGAAACGGGGTGTCGGCTAGTCTACATCTACCGGGACCCAAAGGATGCCATGGTCTCCATGTGGCACCAGaacaagaaggagaagaagaataGGTTGACGTTCGAGGAGATGTTCGACATGTTCTGTGAAGGACGGTGTGTTGTCGGCCCGCAGTGGTGCCATGCCGGTGAGTACTGGGATGAGAGCCAGGCGAGACCTGAGAAGGTGCTTTTCCTCATGTATGAGGATCTTCTGCAAGATACTGTGGGCAACCTAAGGACGCTGGCGGAGTTCATGGGCTGTGGGTTCTCTCGCCAGGAAGAAGATGACGGTATCGTGCAACAAATTGTAGAACTGTGCAGCTTGAACAACCTGAAGAACTTGAACGTGAACAAGAGTGGAACTACCCTTCTAGGGATCTCCAAAGATGGCTTCTTCAGGAAGGGAGGAACCGGTGACTGGAGCAATCACATGTCACCAGAGATGGCAGCGAGGCTGGACAAGATCGTTAAGGAGAGGCTGGAGGGTTCTGGACATCCAATTATTTCCAGGATCAATGCGAAAGCAACAACTTCGATCGGTTCATCCAACCATGGTGCTTCTGAAGCCAAATACATTAAGGAGTAA
- the LOC136354174 gene encoding uncharacterized protein, with translation MANKTLCEFAAPSADNVAIGPQINMGVVDFDLKSSLITMAQASPFYGKPNEDANAHLQQFLEICSTYTIKGVSPNAVKLRLFLFSLLGRAKQWFYANRATVNTWVKCSMAFLSKFFPMGKTNALRGRISSFQQTRYESIPEAWERLQEYTRQLEECSSLKRFMEKMVSNMGWSEERIQTRQRGMHTVKETELLAAKLDLLMKRLDDHEKRPQGTIKALDSHITCEVCGNTGHSGNDCLETREEAMYMGNKNNGYCPQGGQGWSQPRPYYQGGNNNGNFSNQPSLKDLVFAKAKTTDALSKKLAANDKILENINVKLDGCASAFQNQLSFNEIIETQLAQLASLVLENETGRIPRQPGSFLENVKAITTREGKSTCDPPYPNPVGINKIAKEAPSSDSADKEDQPEKTVPQEYCDTRLLSFPQRSRKLTNICPLSQGHTQQQETAPNNGGGQADGALQQCHTPQAPMITCSIGAQQFDQALCDLGASVSVMPKDVFDKLNFTVLAPTPMCLQLADLSVRYPSGIAEDVPVKIRDFFIPVDFVVLYMDMGKETPLILGYPFFSTAGANIDVGTGSIRFHINGKEKKFEFQPRTEQCSMVRIKYGPNPQNIQVVEMELPKTDSLVKFMQNFLEKETTMPRNRYWRKPVKPTLSAKKLEQSAQRKPPSASKPRKVWKEKRKTPAPSPSEMGGKSTH, from the exons atggctaACAAGACTCTCTGTGAattcgctgctccctctgctgacaatgtggccattgggccgcaAATCAACATGGGAGTCgtggatttcgacttgaagtccagcctcatcactatggcgcaggctagcccgttctatggcaagcctaatgaggatgccaatgctcatctgcaacagttcctagagatctgtagcacgtacaccatcaagggcgtCAGTCCCAACGCCGTCAAGTTAAGACTGTTTCTGTTCTCCCTTCTCGGgagagcgaagcagtggttctatgccaaccgTGCTACTGTCAATACCTGGGTCAAATGTTCTATGGCATTCCTCtcgaaattcttcccgatgggcaaaaccaatgcccttcgtggaaggatttccagtttccagcagacaaggTACGAGTCTATTCCTGAAGCATGGGAACGTCTGCAGGAATAT ACGCGGCAGCTAGAGGAGTGTTCTTCTCTAAAACGGTTCAtggagaagatggtctccaatatgggttggagcgaggaacgaatccagacccgtcagcgaggcatgcacaccgtcaaggagacggaaCTGCTTGCTGCCAAGCTAGACCTCCTCATGAAGCGATTGGACGACCACGAGAAAAGACCACAAGGCACCATCAAGGCCTTGGATTCGCACATTACGTGTGAGGTCTGTGGCAACACGGGTCATTCTGGGAATGACTGCCTggaaacccgtgaggaggcgatgtacatgggcaacaaaaACAACGGGTACtgtccacaaggaggtcagggATGGAGCCAGCCACgcccatattatcaaggaggtaacaacaacggtaacttttctaaccagccctccttgaaggatctaGTTTTTGCAAAAGCTAAAACCACTGATGCGCTAAGCAAAAAGCTTGCTGCCAATGACAAGATCCTAGAAAACATAAATGTCAAGTTAGATGGTTGTGCTTCtgcttttcaaaatcagctgagCTTTAACGAAATAATAGAAACCCAGCTAGCTCAGTTAGCATCCTTAGTCCTTGAAAATGAAACTGGGAGGATTCCGAGGCAACCCGGCTCCTTCCTTGAAAATGTTAAAGCGATCACGACGAGGGAAGGTAAGTCCACTTGTGATCCGCCGTATCCTAATCCTGTAGGAATTAACAAGATTGCAAAAGAAGCGCCATCTAGTGACTCGGCTGACAAGGAAGATCAGCCAGAAAAGACCGTGCCGCAGGAGTACTGCGACACACGGCTGCTGTCGTTTCCTCAACGGAGTAGGAAACT TACCAACATATgcccgttatctcaaggacatactcaacaacaagagaccgctcccaacaacggaggtggtcaagctgatGGAGCACTGCAGCAATgtcatactccacaagctcctaTGATCACCTGTTCGATCGGGGCACAGCAGTTCGACCAGGCCTTGTGCGATCTTGGAGCCAGtgtcagcgtcatgccaaaggacgtctttgacaagctcaacttcacagtgttggcaccaacaccgatgTGCCTACAACTAGCTGACTTGTCAGTCCGTTACCCGTCAGGGATAGCGGAAGACGTGCCAGTCAAGATACgagatttcttcatcccggttgatTTCGTGGTGTTATACATGGACATGGGGAAGGAGACGCCGCTCATCCTAGGGTATCCGTTTTTTAGCACCGCGggagccaacattgacgtgggaacAGGGAGTATCCGTTTTCATATCAACGGGAAGGAGAaaaagtttgagtttcaaccaaggacggaacaatgctccatggtcagaatCAAGTACGGGCCAAACCCACAGAACATTCAAGTGGTCGAAATGGAGCTACCCAAGACGGACAGCCTGGTGAAGTTCATGCAGAATttcctggagaaggaaacaacgatgcccaggaaccgttattggaggAAGCCGGTAAAACCAACCCTATCGGCCAAAAAGCTAGAGCAGTCGGCTCAGAGGAAGCCGCCGTCCGCATCAAAGCCAAGGAAGGTGTGGAAGGAGAAGCGaaagacgcccgctccatcaccttCGGAGATGGGTGGAAAATCCACGCACTGA